In one Tripterygium wilfordii isolate XIE 37 chromosome 22, ASM1340144v1, whole genome shotgun sequence genomic region, the following are encoded:
- the LOC119991118 gene encoding probable protein S-acyltransferase 22 isoform X2, protein MRKHGWQLPYHPLQVVAVAVFLALGFAFYVFFAPFVGKKMFQYIAVGIYTPLIACVFGLYIWCAAADPADTGVFRSKKYINNPGKGKNIQAKDSKLAVDSTSSVHESNAPSIVKKHADSDVMSADVTPNDPNTDIQKQRAFRDKPCCFLLVFSPCAFICNCSNPNEESSEQQLSEDGTFYCSLCEVEVFKYSKHCRVCDKCVDRFDHHCRWLNNCIGKKNYRQFFTLMVFALLLLIIQWSTGILVLVCCFLERKRYSVDVSSKLGSSFSLVPFIIVVGISTYDYIVALREQEQEQEQQVIGGQQSPQMSTVSSLTGLSSASSFSTFHRATWCTPPRLFLEDQFDVVPPEIRSVSSLGKKMVGEEPVKKRNPAVKISPWTLARLNVDEVSKAAGEARKRSKILHPVTRQETSFELEADSSFGSSGRRVVARPDNNRRRASKRMRLPADLPVEPITNVSAMAAEKGFSETSTSLAPLQLEARSAFQTSRAMSTSAGVVASSPESSLDSPDIHPFRVSSSGAEESRQLTGFSGSGAVAQRGIPFSRSTSDGYEASGGEDSDQVPSRNVQRSANWNNILFSADHDERLVRLKTSSSSSHVSDRKI, encoded by the exons ATGAGGAAGCATGGTTGGCAACTCCCTTACCATCCCCTTCAg GTTGTGGCTGTTGCCGTATTTCTGGCATTGGGGTTTGCCTTCTACGTGTTCTTCGCTCCTTTCGTTGGGAAGAAGATGTTTCAGTATATAGCCGTCGGAATCTACACTCCTCTT ATTGCCTGTGTTTTCGGCCTGTACATATGGTGTGCAGCTGCTGACCCTGCAGACACCGGAGTTTTTAGGTCTAAAAAGTATATCAACAATCCAGGGAAGGGGAAGAATATCCAAGCAAAGGATTCCAAACTAGCTGTGGACTCAACTTCATCTGTGCATGAGTCAAATGCTCCTTCAATTGTAAAGAAACATGCTGATTCAGATGTCATGAGCGCAGATGTAACTCCAAATGACCCCAATACTGACATTCAAAAGCAGAGGGCCTTCAGAGATAAACCATGTTGTTTCCTATTGGTCTTTTCACCTTGTGCTTTTATCTGCAATTGCTCAAATCCAAATGAGGAATCCTCTGAGCAACAACTGAGCGAAGATGGAACGTTCTATTGCAGTTTGTGTGAAGTTGAG GTTTTCAAGTACAGTAAGCACTGTAGAGTTTGTGACAAGTGTGTAGACCGCTTTGACCATCACTGCAGG TGGCTTAACAACTGTATAGGCAAAAAGAACTATCGGCAGTTTTTCACCCTCATGGTTTTTGCTCTCCTCTTG CTTATTATACAATGGTCAACTGGAATCCTTGTACTGGTCTGCTGTTTTCTTGAGCGGAAGCGATACTCTGTGGATGTCTCTTCCAAGTTGGGAAGCAGTTTCTCTCTGGTTCCCTTTATTATTGTGGTG GGGATCAGCACTTATGACTACATAGTAGCATTAAGGGAGCAAGAGCAAGAGCAAGAGCAACAAGTAATTGGGGGTCAGCAGAGTCCGCAGATGTCTACTGTCAGTTCACTTACTGGATTAAGCAGTGCAAGCTCCTTTAGTACTTTTCACCGGGCTACATGGTGCACACCTCCTCGTCTGTTTTTGGAAGATCAG TTTGATGTTGTTCCTCCAGAAATTCGTTCTGTAAGCTCATTAGGGAAGAAGATGGTAGGTGAAGAGCCAGTCAAGAAGAGGAATCCAGCAGTAAAGATCAGTCCATGGACATTAGCCCGATTAAATGTAGACGAGGTTTCAAAAGCTGCTGGAGAGGCAAGAAAAAGGTCTAAGATTTTGCATCCTGTTACACGACAGGAAACGTCTTTCGAACTAGAAGCAGACAGCAGCTTTGGCAGTAGTGGCCGCAGAGTGGTTGCAAGGCCTGACAATAATAGAAGGCGAGCTAGTAAGCGAATGCGCCTTCCAGCTGACCTACCTGTGGAGCCTATAACAAATGTCTCAGCTATGGCTGCTGAGAAAGGTTTCAGTGAGACATCAACTAGTTTGGCCCCTCTTCAGCTTGAAGCGCGCAGTGCTTTCCAAACAAGTCGTGCTATGTCAACCTCTGCTGGTGTTGTTGCTTCATCTCCTGAGAGTAGTTTAGACTCACCAGACATACACCCATTTCGGGTCTCCTCTTCAGGAGCTGAAGAGTCAAGACAGCTCACAGGTTTTTCAGGAAGTGGTGCAGTTGCTCAGAGGGGAATTCCATTTTCAAGGTCTACAAGTGATGGGTATGAAGCTTCTGGTGGAGAAGATAGTGACCAGGTTCCTTCAAGGAATGTCCAAAGGTCTGCGAACTGGAATAATATTCTCTTTAGTGCTGATCATGATGAGAGGCTTGTCAGATTGAAGACATCATCTTCGTCTAGCCATGTTAGCGATAGAAAGATTTGA
- the LOC119991118 gene encoding probable protein S-acyltransferase 22 isoform X1 translates to MRKHGWQLPYHPLQVVAVAVFLALGFAFYVFFAPFVGKKMFQYIAVGIYTPLIACVFGLYIWCAAADPADTGVFRSKKYINNPGKGKNIQAKDSKLAVDSTSSVHESNAPSIVKKHADSDVMSADVTPNDPNTDIQKQRAFRDKPCCFLLVFSPCAFICNCSNPNEESSEQQLSEDGTFYCSLCEVEVFKYSKHCRVCDKCVDRFDHHCRWLNNCIGKKNYRQFFTLMVFALLLLIIQWSTGILVLVCCFLERKRYSVDVSSKLGSSFSLVPFIIVVSLCTILAMIATLPLAQLFFFHILLIKKGISTYDYIVALREQEQEQEQQVIGGQQSPQMSTVSSLTGLSSASSFSTFHRATWCTPPRLFLEDQFDVVPPEIRSVSSLGKKMVGEEPVKKRNPAVKISPWTLARLNVDEVSKAAGEARKRSKILHPVTRQETSFELEADSSFGSSGRRVVARPDNNRRRASKRMRLPADLPVEPITNVSAMAAEKGFSETSTSLAPLQLEARSAFQTSRAMSTSAGVVASSPESSLDSPDIHPFRVSSSGAEESRQLTGFSGSGAVAQRGIPFSRSTSDGYEASGGEDSDQVPSRNVQRSANWNNILFSADHDERLVRLKTSSSSSHVSDRKI, encoded by the exons ATGAGGAAGCATGGTTGGCAACTCCCTTACCATCCCCTTCAg GTTGTGGCTGTTGCCGTATTTCTGGCATTGGGGTTTGCCTTCTACGTGTTCTTCGCTCCTTTCGTTGGGAAGAAGATGTTTCAGTATATAGCCGTCGGAATCTACACTCCTCTT ATTGCCTGTGTTTTCGGCCTGTACATATGGTGTGCAGCTGCTGACCCTGCAGACACCGGAGTTTTTAGGTCTAAAAAGTATATCAACAATCCAGGGAAGGGGAAGAATATCCAAGCAAAGGATTCCAAACTAGCTGTGGACTCAACTTCATCTGTGCATGAGTCAAATGCTCCTTCAATTGTAAAGAAACATGCTGATTCAGATGTCATGAGCGCAGATGTAACTCCAAATGACCCCAATACTGACATTCAAAAGCAGAGGGCCTTCAGAGATAAACCATGTTGTTTCCTATTGGTCTTTTCACCTTGTGCTTTTATCTGCAATTGCTCAAATCCAAATGAGGAATCCTCTGAGCAACAACTGAGCGAAGATGGAACGTTCTATTGCAGTTTGTGTGAAGTTGAG GTTTTCAAGTACAGTAAGCACTGTAGAGTTTGTGACAAGTGTGTAGACCGCTTTGACCATCACTGCAGG TGGCTTAACAACTGTATAGGCAAAAAGAACTATCGGCAGTTTTTCACCCTCATGGTTTTTGCTCTCCTCTTG CTTATTATACAATGGTCAACTGGAATCCTTGTACTGGTCTGCTGTTTTCTTGAGCGGAAGCGATACTCTGTGGATGTCTCTTCCAAGTTGGGAAGCAGTTTCTCTCTGGTTCCCTTTATTATTGTGGTG TCATTATGCACCATTTTGGCCATGATTGCAACGCTCCCTCTGGCTCAGCTATTCTTCTTCCACATCCTTCTCATAAAAAAG GGGATCAGCACTTATGACTACATAGTAGCATTAAGGGAGCAAGAGCAAGAGCAAGAGCAACAAGTAATTGGGGGTCAGCAGAGTCCGCAGATGTCTACTGTCAGTTCACTTACTGGATTAAGCAGTGCAAGCTCCTTTAGTACTTTTCACCGGGCTACATGGTGCACACCTCCTCGTCTGTTTTTGGAAGATCAG TTTGATGTTGTTCCTCCAGAAATTCGTTCTGTAAGCTCATTAGGGAAGAAGATGGTAGGTGAAGAGCCAGTCAAGAAGAGGAATCCAGCAGTAAAGATCAGTCCATGGACATTAGCCCGATTAAATGTAGACGAGGTTTCAAAAGCTGCTGGAGAGGCAAGAAAAAGGTCTAAGATTTTGCATCCTGTTACACGACAGGAAACGTCTTTCGAACTAGAAGCAGACAGCAGCTTTGGCAGTAGTGGCCGCAGAGTGGTTGCAAGGCCTGACAATAATAGAAGGCGAGCTAGTAAGCGAATGCGCCTTCCAGCTGACCTACCTGTGGAGCCTATAACAAATGTCTCAGCTATGGCTGCTGAGAAAGGTTTCAGTGAGACATCAACTAGTTTGGCCCCTCTTCAGCTTGAAGCGCGCAGTGCTTTCCAAACAAGTCGTGCTATGTCAACCTCTGCTGGTGTTGTTGCTTCATCTCCTGAGAGTAGTTTAGACTCACCAGACATACACCCATTTCGGGTCTCCTCTTCAGGAGCTGAAGAGTCAAGACAGCTCACAGGTTTTTCAGGAAGTGGTGCAGTTGCTCAGAGGGGAATTCCATTTTCAAGGTCTACAAGTGATGGGTATGAAGCTTCTGGTGGAGAAGATAGTGACCAGGTTCCTTCAAGGAATGTCCAAAGGTCTGCGAACTGGAATAATATTCTCTTTAGTGCTGATCATGATGAGAGGCTTGTCAGATTGAAGACATCATCTTCGTCTAGCCATGTTAGCGATAGAAAGATTTGA